From one Rhizobium lentis genomic stretch:
- a CDS encoding polysaccharide deacetylase family protein: MNRILLTSALLLAAVSAALAGEVPPASSVPPAIASAPAKAPGPKLVEPHLHIARSNIAGHPRIALTFDACMGQADERILSTLVRERIPATIFVTARWLKRNPATLAVFLQNADLFELENHGENHIPAVDTPTLIYGIASAGSPQAVRQEVEGGAAAMIAAGIPAPHWFRGSTAKYDLSAIGEIRNMGFRIAGYSINGDGGSLLGAAITEKRIASAKDGDVVISHINQPTHAAGEGVVKALVDLKAKGTEFVRLEDVEDTGDDKTTE, encoded by the coding sequence ATGAACCGCATCCTGCTCACCTCGGCCCTACTTCTGGCCGCCGTCTCCGCTGCATTGGCGGGCGAAGTGCCGCCGGCGTCCTCTGTGCCGCCGGCAATCGCTTCTGCCCCGGCCAAGGCGCCGGGGCCGAAACTCGTCGAGCCGCATTTGCATATCGCCCGCTCCAATATTGCCGGTCACCCCCGTATTGCGCTCACCTTCGATGCCTGCATGGGTCAGGCGGATGAGCGCATCCTTTCGACGCTGGTGCGCGAGCGCATTCCCGCGACGATCTTCGTCACAGCCCGCTGGCTGAAGCGCAATCCGGCCACCCTTGCCGTCTTCCTGCAGAACGCCGATCTATTCGAGCTGGAAAACCACGGCGAGAACCATATTCCGGCCGTCGACACACCGACGCTCATCTATGGCATCGCCTCGGCCGGTTCGCCGCAGGCGGTGCGGCAGGAAGTCGAAGGCGGTGCCGCCGCCATGATCGCCGCCGGCATTCCCGCACCGCACTGGTTTCGTGGCTCCACCGCCAAATACGATCTTTCCGCCATCGGCGAGATCCGTAACATGGGCTTTCGCATCGCCGGCTACTCCATAAACGGCGACGGCGGTTCGCTGCTGGGTGCAGCGATCACCGAAAAACGCATCGCCTCGGCCAAAGACGGGGATGTCGTCATCTCCCACATCAATCAGCCGACTCATGCGGCGGGCGAGGGCGTGGTGAAGGCGCTGGTCGATCTTAAGGCAAAGGGCACGGAGTTCGTTCGCCTTGAGGATGTCGAGGACACCGGCGACGACAAGACGACGGAGTAA
- a CDS encoding DUF930 domain-containing protein: MSKRLLLFVSLASLAAPAFAVDPAIKKQLEKLDPSTRLEQSCDTEAMSRINKDSTGFKPDKVIAYTFEDPIAGDNSLRAPGAVFRSKGDWYHLSYNCITGPQHINVRELNYQIGEKVPREKWGKYYLYD; this comes from the coding sequence ATGTCGAAACGTCTGCTCCTGTTTGTATCCCTGGCAAGCCTGGCTGCCCCCGCCTTTGCCGTCGATCCCGCCATCAAGAAGCAGCTGGAAAAACTCGACCCCTCGACCCGCCTGGAGCAGAGCTGCGACACCGAGGCGATGAGCCGCATCAACAAGGACAGCACCGGCTTCAAGCCCGACAAGGTCATCGCCTATACCTTCGAGGATCCGATCGCCGGCGACAATTCGCTGCGGGCGCCGGGCGCCGTCTTCCGCAGCAAGGGCGACTGGTACCATCTCTCCTACAATTGCATCACCGGCCCGCAGCATATCAATGTGCGTGAGCTCAACTACCAGATCGGTGAGAAGGTGCCGCGCGAGAAGTGGGGCAAATATTATCTCTACGATTGA
- a CDS encoding TetR/AcrR family transcriptional regulator: MRKGEETRTRILDVAEAAVLQKGFGGTSIEELIAETGITKSGFFYHFKDKNELAKALLNRYIENDERIYDEIFGRARDLMDDPLQSFLLGLKLLSELLSDLPNGHPGCLVATVCYYERLFDREIQETNRNAVLAWRRRFGRMLREIMEVYPPREPVNVDQLADMVSSVLEGGIVLSKTLKEPNTLAEQVLMLRTFVRMLFLSAVEPALTAVRRGQAFAAAGSDQP, from the coding sequence ATGCGAAAGGGAGAGGAAACGCGCACCCGCATCCTGGATGTGGCCGAAGCGGCAGTCTTGCAGAAGGGTTTTGGCGGGACCTCCATCGAGGAACTGATCGCCGAGACGGGGATCACCAAGAGCGGCTTCTTCTACCACTTCAAGGACAAGAACGAGCTCGCCAAGGCGCTGCTCAACCGCTACATCGAAAACGACGAGCGCATCTACGACGAGATATTCGGCCGTGCGCGCGATCTCATGGACGATCCGCTGCAATCCTTCCTGCTCGGCCTGAAACTGCTATCCGAGCTGCTTTCGGATCTGCCGAACGGCCATCCCGGCTGCCTGGTGGCGACTGTCTGCTATTATGAGCGGTTGTTCGACCGGGAGATCCAGGAGACAAACCGCAATGCGGTTCTTGCCTGGCGGCGGCGCTTCGGCCGCATGCTCCGCGAAATCATGGAAGTCTATCCGCCGCGCGAGCCCGTCAACGTCGACCAACTCGCCGATATGGTTTCGTCGGTTCTCGAAGGCGGCATCGTTCTGTCGAAGACGCTGAAGGAACCGAACACCCTGGCCGAGCAGGTGCTGATGCTGCGGACCTTCGTGCGGATGCTCTTTCTGTCGGCTGTCGAGCCTGCCCTCACGGCCGTCAGGCGGGGACAAGCCTTCGCCGCGGCCGGCAGCGATCAGCCTTAG
- a CDS encoding homocysteine S-methyltransferase family protein, producing MTKYRHDLPQLKGGTFLTDGGMETTMIFHDGIALPHFASFVLLASEDGRQRTRNYYRPYLDIARRHGTGFVLDTATWRANPDWGQKLGYTSEALKAANEEAVELLLGLRKTYERPEQPIVISGAIGPRGDGYKAGMMSAHEAEDYHAFQIEVFAGTEADMVSAFTLTNIDEAIGVARAARSFAMPCAISFTLETDGRLVTGRSIQEAIETTDMATGGAPAYYMINCAHPTHFESALDHSSTWAKRIFGIRANASTMSHAQLDNSDTLDAGDPDDLGRRYRKLLERMPELRVLGGCCGTDHRHVAAICEACLPQAA from the coding sequence ATGACAAAGTACAGACATGACTTGCCGCAGCTGAAAGGCGGCACCTTCCTGACCGATGGCGGCATGGAAACAACGATGATCTTCCACGACGGGATCGCGCTTCCACATTTCGCCTCTTTCGTACTGCTGGCGTCAGAAGACGGCCGGCAGCGCACGCGGAACTACTATCGCCCATACCTCGATATCGCACGGCGGCACGGCACCGGCTTCGTGCTCGACACCGCTACGTGGCGGGCCAATCCCGACTGGGGGCAAAAGCTCGGCTATACAAGCGAAGCATTGAAGGCGGCGAACGAGGAAGCCGTCGAGCTGCTCCTGGGTTTGCGCAAAACGTATGAGCGGCCGGAGCAACCGATCGTCATCAGCGGCGCGATCGGTCCGCGCGGCGATGGCTATAAGGCGGGCATGATGAGCGCGCACGAGGCGGAGGATTACCACGCCTTCCAGATCGAGGTCTTCGCCGGAACTGAGGCGGATATGGTGAGCGCATTCACGCTGACGAATATCGACGAGGCGATCGGCGTGGCGCGGGCGGCACGGTCGTTCGCCATGCCTTGCGCCATCTCCTTCACACTGGAGACGGACGGCAGGCTGGTGACGGGCCGAAGCATCCAGGAGGCCATCGAGACCACTGACATGGCCACCGGCGGAGCACCGGCTTACTACATGATCAACTGCGCCCACCCGACGCATTTCGAATCTGCCCTCGACCATTCAAGCACCTGGGCAAAGCGTATTTTCGGCATCCGCGCCAATGCCTCAACCATGAGTCACGCGCAGCTGGACAATAGCGATACGCTGGATGCGGGCGATCCCGACGATCTCGGACGGCGATACCGCAAGCTTCTTGAACGCATGCCTGAGCTGCGCGTGCTCGGCGGATGCTGCGGCACCGACCATCGCCATGTCGCGGCGATCTGCGAGGCATGCCTGCCGCAGGCGGCGTGA
- a CDS encoding DUF1697 domain-containing protein produces MPVYIALLRAVNVGGTGSLSMAELKEVCEGLGFNNVKTYIQSGNVLFRSNEKGKAVEEKLDEALGKKMGKPPGVMVRSRKELEAIAAEAPFPDAKPSFLLVYFLPEAARRDALEKMVAPDGEKAQLAGREIYVHYPNGSGRSKLKLPALKPGTSRSLNTVRKLAELAAEMDG; encoded by the coding sequence ATGCCCGTCTACATCGCCCTCCTCCGCGCCGTTAACGTCGGCGGCACCGGCTCGCTGTCGATGGCTGAACTCAAGGAGGTCTGTGAGGGCCTCGGCTTTAACAACGTGAAAACCTACATCCAGAGCGGCAATGTGCTGTTCCGCTCGAATGAGAAAGGAAAGGCAGTCGAGGAAAAGCTCGACGAGGCGCTCGGCAAGAAGATGGGCAAGCCTCCGGGCGTGATGGTGCGCAGCCGGAAGGAACTTGAGGCAATTGCCGCCGAAGCGCCCTTTCCCGATGCCAAGCCAAGTTTCCTGCTCGTCTACTTTCTGCCAGAAGCAGCACGCCGCGATGCGCTGGAAAAGATGGTTGCGCCTGACGGCGAGAAAGCGCAGCTCGCCGGCCGGGAAATCTATGTGCACTATCCCAACGGCTCCGGCCGCTCTAAGCTGAAGCTGCCGGCACTGAAGCCCGGAACGTCTCGCAGTCTTAATACAGTGCGCAAGCTCGCCGAACTTGCGGCTGAGATGGATGGCTAA
- a CDS encoding VOC family protein: MNRRHFLGFATGGMVAATAGTPSISQANSKAGDQSMSETSYALTRPAYIDQSHLVVTDLGLVSGFYQSMLGLKVIEKTASGEVLGVDALPLVTLTTAKNAAIAPRNAAGLFHTAFLMPDRIELARWLRHAAHNNVVLDGASDHLVSEAIYLSDPEGNGIEIYADRPHEQWKFHQDGMVEMATQRLDLQALYDSAPADRWDGMAAGTAIGHLHLQVGDIPQADAFYRDVLGLKLMARYPGASFFATGGYHHHLAANIWNSRGATARADNMTGLSDYKIRFNDKATLDTVVSKLDTLEINSEKRDGGVFLRDPWGIGLTLSA, from the coding sequence ATGAACCGGCGACACTTCCTCGGATTTGCCACCGGCGGAATGGTTGCCGCCACCGCCGGCACGCCTTCTATTTCACAGGCAAACTCAAAGGCTGGAGACCAATCCATGAGCGAAACCTCCTATGCGCTGACGCGGCCCGCCTATATCGACCAGTCGCATCTCGTCGTCACCGACCTCGGTCTCGTTTCCGGCTTCTATCAGTCCATGCTCGGCCTGAAGGTCATCGAGAAGACGGCGAGCGGCGAAGTCCTCGGTGTCGACGCCCTGCCGCTCGTGACGCTGACGACCGCCAAGAATGCCGCGATCGCGCCGCGCAACGCCGCTGGGCTTTTCCACACCGCCTTCCTGATGCCCGACCGCATCGAACTGGCGCGGTGGTTGCGCCATGCGGCGCATAACAACGTCGTGCTCGACGGGGCTTCCGACCATCTCGTCAGCGAGGCAATCTATCTTTCCGACCCCGAAGGCAACGGCATCGAAATCTATGCCGACCGGCCGCACGAGCAATGGAAATTCCATCAGGACGGCATGGTGGAGATGGCGACGCAGCGCCTCGACTTGCAGGCGCTCTACGACAGCGCGCCCGCCGATCGCTGGGACGGCATGGCTGCGGGAACGGCGATCGGCCATCTGCACCTGCAGGTCGGTGATATCCCGCAGGCCGACGCCTTTTACCGCGACGTGCTCGGCCTCAAGCTGATGGCCCGTTATCCCGGCGCAAGCTTCTTCGCGACCGGCGGCTACCACCACCATCTTGCCGCCAATATCTGGAACAGCCGGGGCGCCACCGCCCGCGCCGACAATATGACCGGACTTTCGGACTACAAGATCCGTTTCAACGACAAGGCGACACTCGATACCGTTGTCTCCAAGCTCGACACGCTGGAGATCAACAGCGAAAAGCGTGATGGCGGCGTCTTCCTCCGGGATCCCTGGGGCATCGGCCTGACACTTTCGGCCTGA
- a CDS encoding MFS transporter — translation MSDQIYQAPMVRRAAPNFRVIAMIVASAMLMENIDATVLATALPTMARDFAVSAPAMSIALTSYLLSLAIFIPASGRMADSFGSRTVFRAAIAVFVIGSILCALAPTLSFLVLARLLQGMGGAMMMPVGRLVLMRSVARKDMVSAMSWLLVPALIGPIVGPPFGGFIVTYLDWRWIFYINVPIGIIGMIFVSIYIDEVKGKATGPFDTIGFILSGISLGSLLFGFEMSSHEGEGAFSIFLIAVGLIFGIAYLRHARRHPSPIMDFSLMKVPSFGTSVIAGSLTRITQGAQPFLLPLLFQIGFGLSAAAAGQIVIATAIGALAMKPMAKFVFSRLGFRRSLVVNGVLGTAGYGLCAAFRPDWPMPLIFVVLVLSAFFLSFQFTAYNTIAYDEIDKERMSSATSFYTTFQQLMLSLGICIGALALHGSMAFNNVETPSLGDFSSAFIVVTIISITATIWNLRFSPTAGEEISGYKAKRTKGAAGA, via the coding sequence ATGTCGGATCAGATTTACCAGGCGCCGATGGTTCGGCGCGCCGCGCCCAATTTCCGGGTGATCGCGATGATCGTCGCGAGTGCGATGCTGATGGAAAATATAGACGCCACCGTGCTGGCGACCGCACTGCCCACCATGGCGCGCGATTTCGCCGTCAGCGCACCGGCCATGTCGATCGCGCTCACCTCCTATCTCCTCAGCCTGGCGATCTTCATTCCGGCAAGCGGCCGGATGGCCGACAGCTTCGGCTCGCGCACCGTCTTCCGCGCGGCGATCGCGGTTTTCGTTATCGGTTCCATCCTCTGCGCGCTGGCGCCGACACTGTCCTTCCTGGTGCTGGCGCGGCTGTTGCAGGGGATGGGCGGCGCGATGATGATGCCGGTCGGCCGCCTGGTGCTGATGCGCAGCGTCGCTCGCAAGGATATGGTCAGCGCCATGTCCTGGCTGCTCGTGCCGGCGCTGATCGGCCCGATCGTCGGCCCGCCGTTCGGCGGCTTCATCGTCACCTATCTCGACTGGCGCTGGATCTTCTACATCAACGTGCCGATCGGCATTATCGGCATGATCTTCGTCTCGATCTATATCGATGAAGTGAAGGGCAAGGCGACCGGCCCCTTCGATACGATCGGCTTCATCCTTTCCGGCATTTCGCTCGGCTCGCTGCTGTTCGGCTTCGAAATGTCGAGCCATGAAGGCGAGGGCGCTTTTTCGATCTTCCTGATCGCCGTCGGCCTGATCTTCGGCATCGCCTATTTGAGGCATGCCCGCCGGCATCCCTCACCGATTATGGATTTCTCGCTGATGAAAGTGCCGAGCTTCGGCACATCGGTCATCGCCGGCTCGCTGACGCGCATCACGCAAGGGGCACAGCCCTTCCTGCTGCCGCTGCTTTTCCAGATCGGCTTCGGCCTTTCCGCCGCCGCGGCCGGTCAGATCGTCATCGCCACCGCGATCGGCGCGCTCGCCATGAAGCCGATGGCGAAGTTCGTCTTCAGCCGGCTCGGCTTCCGCCGCAGCCTCGTCGTCAACGGCGTCCTCGGCACGGCCGGTTACGGCCTCTGCGCCGCCTTCCGGCCGGACTGGCCGATGCCGCTGATCTTCGTCGTGCTGGTGCTCAGCGCCTTCTTCCTGTCGTTCCAGTTCACCGCCTACAACACCATCGCCTATGACGAGATCGACAAGGAGCGGATGAGCTCGGCCACGAGTTTCTACACCACGTTCCAGCAGCTGATGCTGTCGCTCGGCATCTGCATCGGAGCCTTGGCGCTGCACGGCTCCATGGCCTTCAACAACGTTGAAACGCCTTCGCTCGGCGATTTCTCCTCCGCCTTCATCGTCGTCACCATCATCTCGATCACCGCCACCATCTGGAACCTGCGCTTCTCGCCGACCGCAGGCGAGGAGATCAGCGGCTACAAGGCGAAACGGACGAAAGGCGCCGCCGGAGCCTGA
- a CDS encoding S9 family peptidase yields MSVFKSLPTPPAAPKKPVSDTRHGISRTDEYAWLRADNWQAMFKDPSILDPEIRRHLEAENAYMNAAMEDTKALQKLLFAEMRGRIKEDDSSVPMKDGAYAYGTFYVTGGEQPRYFRIPRDGDVADETIRSVLLDGDKEASGKAYFRLAGLDHSSDHSRGIWGYDDKGSEFFTLKVRDLSTGQDLEDRIENTGGGGVWAPDGKSFFYSALDENHRPSKVFHHILGQPQSEDRLVYEEADAGFFMGVGGSLLDDFIYIDIHDHETSEYRLLSTKDLTAEPKLVAAREEGIEYSLTEGGDVFYILTNDGGAKDFKIMETPVDKPGKENWREVVPHKPGTLIISHMAYARHLLWLERKDGLPRIMIRDRQSGEEHAIAFAEEAYSLGLSGAAEYDTDVIRFSYSSMTTPSQLYDYNMVTRERTLLKTQEVPSGHNPDDYVTRRVFAPAWDGETVPVTLLYRRDTPLDGSAPCLLYGYGAYGITIPAGFNTNCLSLADRGFVYAIAHIRGGKDKGFAWYEDGKMEKKTNSFKDFVAAADYLNQQKFTSYAKIIAEGGSAGGMLMGAVANMAPEKFAGIIAAVPFVDVLNTMLDDTLPLTPPEWPEWGNPIESKEEYEQIAAYSPYDNVAAKAYPPILALGGLTDPRVTYWEPAKWVAKLRDKTTGEAPILLKTNMDAGHGGASGRFQRLEEIAFEYAFAIKVAGKM; encoded by the coding sequence TTGTCCGTTTTCAAGAGCCTGCCGACACCGCCCGCTGCACCGAAAAAGCCCGTCTCCGATACGCGCCATGGCATTAGCCGCACGGACGAGTATGCTTGGCTGCGCGCCGACAACTGGCAGGCCATGTTCAAGGATCCGTCGATCCTGGATCCGGAGATCCGCCGGCATCTCGAAGCCGAAAACGCCTATATGAACGCGGCGATGGAGGATACCAAGGCGCTGCAGAAGCTGCTGTTTGCCGAAATGCGCGGCCGCATCAAGGAAGACGACAGTTCGGTGCCGATGAAGGACGGAGCCTATGCCTATGGCACGTTCTATGTGACGGGCGGCGAACAGCCGCGCTATTTCCGCATCCCCCGCGACGGCGACGTCGCCGACGAGACGATCCGCAGCGTGCTGCTCGACGGCGACAAGGAGGCATCAGGCAAGGCCTATTTCCGCCTCGCCGGCCTCGACCATTCGAGCGACCACAGCCGCGGCATCTGGGGTTATGACGACAAGGGTTCGGAGTTCTTCACGCTGAAGGTGCGCGACCTTTCAACGGGGCAAGACCTCGAGGACCGGATCGAGAATACCGGCGGCGGCGGCGTCTGGGCGCCCGACGGCAAGAGCTTCTTCTATTCGGCTCTCGACGAGAACCACCGGCCGTCGAAGGTATTCCACCACATTCTCGGCCAACCGCAGTCGGAAGATCGGCTGGTCTATGAGGAAGCCGATGCCGGCTTCTTCATGGGCGTCGGCGGCTCGCTGCTCGACGACTTCATCTATATCGACATTCACGACCACGAGACCAGCGAATACCGGCTGCTGTCGACCAAGGACCTCACGGCCGAGCCGAAGCTGGTGGCGGCGCGCGAGGAAGGCATCGAATATTCGCTGACCGAGGGCGGCGACGTCTTCTACATCCTGACCAATGATGGCGGCGCCAAGGATTTCAAGATCATGGAGACGCCGGTTGATAAGCCGGGCAAGGAGAACTGGCGCGAAGTCGTGCCGCACAAGCCGGGCACGCTCATCATCAGCCACATGGCCTATGCCCGCCACCTGCTGTGGCTGGAGCGCAAGGACGGGCTGCCGCGGATCATGATCCGCGACCGGCAGAGCGGCGAGGAACATGCGATCGCCTTTGCAGAGGAAGCCTATTCGCTCGGGCTTTCGGGCGCGGCGGAATACGACACGGATGTCATCCGCTTCTCCTATTCCTCGATGACGACGCCGTCGCAGCTCTACGACTACAATATGGTGACGCGCGAGCGTACGCTGTTGAAAACACAGGAAGTGCCGTCCGGCCACAATCCCGACGACTACGTCACCCGCCGGGTCTTCGCCCCGGCATGGGATGGCGAGACGGTGCCGGTCACCCTGCTCTACCGTAGGGACACGCCACTCGACGGCTCGGCACCCTGCCTGCTCTATGGCTATGGAGCCTACGGCATCACTATTCCGGCCGGCTTCAACACCAATTGCCTGTCACTCGCCGACCGCGGCTTCGTCTATGCCATCGCCCATATCCGTGGCGGCAAGGACAAGGGCTTTGCCTGGTACGAAGACGGCAAGATGGAAAAGAAGACAAACAGCTTCAAGGACTTCGTCGCCGCGGCGGATTATCTGAATCAACAGAAGTTCACCTCTTACGCAAAGATCATCGCCGAGGGCGGATCGGCCGGCGGCATGCTGATGGGCGCTGTCGCCAACATGGCGCCGGAGAAATTCGCCGGCATCATCGCCGCCGTTCCCTTCGTCGATGTGCTCAACACCATGCTTGACGACACCCTGCCGCTCACCCCGCCGGAATGGCCCGAATGGGGCAATCCGATCGAAAGCAAGGAAGAATATGAGCAGATCGCCGCCTATTCGCCCTATGACAATGTCGCGGCCAAAGCCTACCCGCCGATCCTGGCGCTCGGCGGCCTGACGGACCCGCGCGTCACCTATTGGGAGCCGGCCAAGTGGGTGGCGAAGCTGCGCGACAAGACGACGGGCGAGGCGCCGATCCTGCTCAAGACCAATATGGACGCCGGCCATGGCGGGGCGTCGGGGCGGTTCCAGCGGCTGGAGGAGATTGCCTTCGAGTACGCATTTGCCATCAAGGTGGCGGGGAAGATGTGA
- a CDS encoding universal stress protein, producing the protein MYRKIIVAIALGGIEKGEQILRKAASLLDEGGEIVALNVVEDVPTYVAIELPANMVEDAMKDSRERLGALVAATGITAAVEIRNGPPAKAIITAAECHHADLIIVASHVPDFSNYFIGATADRVVRHAKCSVLVDRQKL; encoded by the coding sequence ATGTACAGGAAGATCATCGTTGCGATCGCGCTCGGCGGCATCGAAAAGGGAGAGCAGATCCTGCGCAAGGCAGCCTCTTTGCTGGATGAGGGCGGCGAGATCGTCGCGCTCAACGTCGTCGAGGATGTGCCGACCTATGTGGCGATCGAACTCCCGGCCAATATGGTCGAGGACGCCATGAAAGACAGCCGCGAAAGGCTGGGAGCGCTGGTGGCCGCAACCGGCATCACTGCCGCTGTCGAGATCCGCAACGGCCCGCCGGCGAAGGCCATCATCACGGCCGCCGAATGTCATCACGCCGACCTCATCATCGTCGCCTCGCATGTCCCGGATTTTTCCAACTACTTTATCGGCGCCACCGCCGACCGGGTCGTGCGCCACGCCAAATGCTCGGTGCTGGTCGATCGGCAAAAACTGTGA
- a CDS encoding NAD(P)/FAD-dependent oxidoreductase produces MASDLDLDESEHAHMVSGRSLWGKAGLRPEWRPIERSFSTDVAVIGGGITGALIAEHLAARGFSVAIIDREEPGFGSTAASTAMLQWETDSTLSELETYYGFERAAGIYRRSAASVAGLAKLIAANAIACGFRPRNTLYLAANREGARDLFEERQLRRRAGLPGVYLEHPDLFTQFELDRDGAIFSPGSAEADPLLLTWALIEMALRNGAQLVRTSVTALHGEGGRATAETDGAQLIEARHIVLATGYSMPGLDMPKLHRVRSSWALATVPQHPAALWRERALIWEDSHPYLYMRTTPDHRIVAGGEDDDTTDAEARERKLPAKTMAIQQKMKRLWPKADIRIAHAWAGTFGETADGLPLIGPLPGMPHVFAAYGYGGNGITFSYLAAQMIGAMIAGIHRDWFEDFALDRDGPSWRSFGAGVARIGDELR; encoded by the coding sequence GTGGCATCCGATCTCGATCTCGACGAATCCGAGCATGCCCACATGGTGAGTGGCCGTTCGCTCTGGGGAAAGGCCGGTTTGCGCCCGGAATGGCGGCCGATCGAAAGGAGCTTTTCCACCGATGTCGCGGTGATCGGCGGCGGCATCACGGGCGCTCTGATCGCCGAACATCTTGCGGCGCGCGGCTTTTCCGTAGCGATCATCGACCGGGAGGAACCGGGCTTCGGCAGCACGGCCGCCAGCACGGCGATGCTGCAATGGGAAACCGACAGCACGCTCAGCGAACTTGAGACCTATTACGGCTTCGAGCGCGCCGCCGGCATCTATCGCCGCAGCGCCGCTTCGGTCGCCGGCCTCGCCAAGCTGATCGCTGCAAACGCTATCGCCTGCGGTTTCCGGCCGCGCAACACGCTCTATCTCGCCGCCAATCGCGAAGGTGCGCGCGACCTTTTCGAGGAGCGCCAGCTTCGCCGGCGGGCCGGCCTGCCCGGTGTCTACCTGGAACATCCCGATCTCTTCACGCAATTCGAGCTCGATCGAGACGGCGCCATCTTCTCCCCCGGCTCGGCCGAAGCCGATCCGCTGCTTCTGACCTGGGCGCTGATCGAAATGGCCCTCCGGAACGGTGCGCAACTGGTGCGCACTTCGGTGACTGCGCTTCACGGCGAAGGCGGTCGCGCCACGGCGGAGACCGACGGGGCTCAACTGATCGAGGCGCGGCATATCGTGCTTGCGACCGGATATTCCATGCCCGGCCTCGACATGCCGAAACTGCACCGCGTCCGCTCGAGCTGGGCGCTCGCCACCGTACCCCAGCACCCGGCGGCACTCTGGCGCGAGCGAGCGCTGATCTGGGAGGACAGTCACCCTTATCTCTACATGCGCACCACGCCGGATCACCGCATCGTCGCTGGCGGCGAGGACGACGACACCACCGACGCAGAAGCGCGTGAGCGCAAGCTGCCGGCAAAGACCATGGCGATCCAGCAGAAAATGAAGCGGCTGTGGCCGAAGGCGGATATCCGCATCGCCCACGCCTGGGCCGGCACCTTCGGCGAGACGGCAGACGGCCTGCCGCTGATCGGCCCGCTGCCCGGGATGCCGCACGTCTTCGCCGCCTATGGCTATGGCGGCAACGGCATCACCTTTTCCTATCTCGCCGCGCAGATGATCGGTGCGATGATTGCCGGAATTCACCGCGACTGGTTCGAGGATTTTGCGCTCGACAGGGATGGACCCAGCTGGCGGAGTTTTGGAGCGGGTGTGGCGCGGATTGGGGATGAGTTGAGATAA
- a CDS encoding AI-2E family transporter, with protein sequence MGIANGIRKHAKKIAIGERQTSAWAQSLQETAEDLPSPPVHRLEKDGLDISMAWAIIGIFAILGLSAVYMMSLILIPITLAVVVGMILGIAAENLGKMGVPRLAIAILLSSGVALVIVLLASSLADPLTTLANEAPAFVERTISRVMPYLERIEWLHITPATFESGPMSIGALLENTGNVLHVVTTSLTPALVQGLIFFAALLLFLASRVNLRKTIIMTFRTRPQRLAAIRVINAVEQVLGFYFATASLIYVGLGVVMTVIAYAGGLSAPVLWGFFAFVSSFIPYLGITLMTLSVAIAGILTHDGFVVGLIPAAAFFTVHLVMENLIFPAVMGRRLEINPFIVFLAILFWTWMWGAVGAMLALPLSLIVMTVIEELLIEERPQPQLPK encoded by the coding sequence ATGGGCATCGCCAACGGCATCCGCAAACACGCAAAGAAGATCGCCATCGGCGAACGCCAAACCAGCGCCTGGGCGCAGTCATTGCAGGAGACAGCGGAAGACCTGCCGTCCCCGCCGGTGCATCGGCTGGAAAAGGACGGGCTCGATATCAGCATGGCCTGGGCGATCATCGGCATCTTCGCCATCCTCGGCCTTTCCGCCGTCTACATGATGTCGCTGATCCTCATACCGATCACCCTTGCCGTCGTCGTCGGCATGATCCTTGGCATCGCCGCGGAAAATCTCGGCAAGATGGGTGTGCCACGGCTTGCCATCGCCATCCTTCTGTCAAGCGGCGTCGCTTTGGTGATCGTCCTGCTGGCCAGCTCGCTTGCCGATCCGCTGACGACGCTTGCCAACGAAGCTCCGGCTTTCGTCGAGCGGACGATAAGCCGCGTCATGCCCTATCTCGAGCGCATCGAATGGCTGCACATCACGCCGGCGACGTTCGAAAGCGGACCGATGTCAATCGGCGCGCTGCTCGAAAACACCGGTAACGTGCTGCATGTGGTGACAACAAGCCTGACGCCGGCGCTGGTACAGGGACTGATCTTCTTCGCCGCGCTGCTGCTCTTCCTCGCCAGCCGGGTCAATCTGCGCAAGACGATCATCATGACATTCCGCACCCGCCCGCAGCGGCTGGCCGCGATCCGCGTCATCAATGCCGTCGAGCAGGTGCTCGGTTTCTACTTCGCCACCGCCTCGCTGATTTATGTCGGGCTTGGCGTCGTCATGACTGTCATCGCCTATGCGGGGGGGCTGTCGGCACCGGTCCTCTGGGGCTTCTTCGCCTTCGTATCAAGCTTCATTCCCTATCTCGGGATCACCCTGATGACGCTTTCCGTCGCCATCGCCGGAATCCTCACCCATGACGGCTTCGTCGTCGGACTGATCCCGGCGGCCGCCTTCTTCACCGTGCACCTCGTCATGGAGAACTTGATCTTCCCGGCGGTGATGGGCCGACGGCTGGAAATCAACCCGTTCATCGTCTTCCTCGCCATCCTGTTCTGGACGTGGATGTGGGGCGCTGTGGGCGCGATGCTGGCGCTGCCGCTATCGCTGATCGTCATGACTGTTATCGAGGAATTGCTGATCGAGGAAAGACCGCAGCCGCAATTGCCGAAGTGA